The nucleotide sequence AAAGACCAAACATGATCGCGTAAGCATTTTGCACATGCGACTGAACTACCGCTGTTGCAGCATCGCCAACCAGGTTTTGAGCAGTAGCTGCAGCTTCTCCGAGACCTTTGTGATAGTCAGTCAGACGACCTGCAAGCTGCTGAACCAATACACCTCCGATACCACCGGCAAGGCCACCGATGCCGGTTACAGATGCTACCACTTTCTTAGGGAACATATCCGAAACGGTAGTAAACAGATTTGCAGAAAACGCCTGGTGAGCTGCTGCTCCGATACAGATTACGATCAATGCATAGATATAAGCATTGTCGCCGAAACGGGCTGTACTACCAAGATATGGTGTAGCCAACAGGAACACAGGCAATACTGCGATGATGAACATCGCCAGCAAACGTGCTTTATAAGGCTCCATGCCTTTGTTCATGAATACCATCGGGAAACCTCCTCCGGATACACTACCAACGATGGCAACACCATAGACAATGAACAGAGGAATCATGATCGCATGGCCTTCCATATTGAACTGCTGTTTCATGAAGTCAGGCAACCAGAACAACAGGAACCACCAGATTCCGTCAGTCAGGAATTTACCCATGAAAAATGCCCAGGTCTGACGGTAACCTAATACTTTATACCATTTTACTTTTGAAGCCTGATCTTCCTCTGCAGGATTATCACATACTTCATCGTCAGAGTGGATATAATCATACTCCTCTTTTGACAAACGTTTTTGTTTGCCCGGAGAAGAATATAAAGCGAACCAGAAGAACAACCAAAGGAAACCTACAACACCTGTGATAATGTAAGCCATTTTCCAGCCTGCGATAGCTCCGTCAAACCAGGTTGCATAAGCGATCGCCGGTACTACAAGCGAAGCAATCATAGCTCCGACGTTAGATCCCGAATTGAAAATACCGGTAGCCAACGCACGTTCTTTTTTAGGAAACCATTCAGCTACGGTTTTGATAGATGCAGGGAAGTTACCAGCTTCACCAATACCGAACAATGAACGGATTATAGCATGCATATATGCCATACTGCCGGCAAATGCATTTAATATACCAAATACAGACCAGATGATTAATGAAAGTGCTAATCCGAGTTTGGTACCGATTTTATCGATGATAAAGCCCGCCAGAAAAGTAACCAGGGCATAAAAAAAAGTAAACCAGGAAGTCACTAACGCAAAGTCCGTATTTGACCATCCCAGTCCACCTTCAGAAACGGGTGAAGAGAAAAGTGGCTTCAGATAACCGATCACCTGACGGTCCATGTAGTTGATCGTTGTTGCAAAAAACAACAGCGCTACGATGGTCCAACGGTAACCTTTTACTTTCTCGGCTACTTGATTTGTTGTACTCATTGTATTTTGATTTTAATGTGTTTTCTAATTTTCGAGAGAAAGAGATAAAAATCTCCTCCCCCGCTCTTCACAGGGCAGAGGAGGAATCTAACATCACTTTCTAACTTTATTTATTATGGCAAATGCATTTCTACATTTCTCTGTTATAGCAGCCCAGTTCTGAGCTTTAATTTCTTCTGCAGGAAACAGGTTAGAACCCATACCTACACAGGTAACACCTGCATCAAACCAACCTTTGAGGTTAGCTTCTTCCGGTTTAACACCGCCGGTTACCATCAACAAGCTCCATGGCATTGGCGCTTTAAGTCCTTTCACGAATGCAGGACCAACTACGTCACCAGGGAATACTTTGCAAAGGTCACAGCCCAATTCCTGAGCGAAACCTACTTCTGATACAGAACCACAACCCGGAGTATAAGGAACCAGGCGACGGTTACATACTTTTGCGATTTCAGGGTTGAACAACGGACCCACTACGAAGTTTGCACCCAACTGAAGGTACAATGCAGCAGTAGCAGGATCAACGATTGAACCGATACCCATCACCATTTCGGGACACTCTACAGCAGCCCATTTTACCAACTCACCGAAGATTTCGTGTGCGAAATCACCGCGGTTAGTGAATTCGAAAGCGCGAACACCGCCTTCGTAACATGCTTTTACTACTTGTTTTGCCACTTCCACATCTTTGTGGTAGAACACAGGCACCATACCGGTCTGTGACATGGCTGTTATTGTTTGGATTTTAGTGAATCTTGCCATAATAATAGACCTCTCCACCCCTCCAAAGGAGGGGCTTTCAGGAGGGTTAGTTTTAATATTGTTAATCTATTTTGATTTCACCCCTATATCCCCTAAAGGGGACTTTGCCTTCTGCGATCAATTGGAGTTTAACAAGAACCCTCGAAATTACCAATTGCTTCTACCGCAAAAGCCCCCTTCAGGGGGTTGGGGGTAATGAAAGTTGAGAAAAAGTATTCTCTAAATATACCGTACACCACCAAAAGCCTCCCCTTTGGGGAGGTTTGGAGGGGGCTCTTTTTTTATCTTGATACTCGTCCTGAAGCGTCACCGCCCATCAGCTTCTCAACCTCTTCAACAGTTACGAGGTTAAAGTCACCGTAGATAGTGTGTTTCAGGCAAGATGCTGCAACTGCAAATTCAAGCGCTTTCTGATCATCAGTTGTGTAAGTCAGCAAACCGTAGATCAAACCACCCATGAATGAATCACCACCACCTACGCGGTCAACGATGTGAGTGATATCGTAGTCTTTTGATACTTTCAAAGAACCGTCAGAATACAAACAGCCTCTCCATGTATTGTGGTTAGCGTTGATAGAACCGCGAAGAGTCACGATTACTTTCTTAGCGCGTGGGAAACGTTTCATCAACTGAGTACATACTGATTCGAATTCAGCAGCATTCACTTCGCCACCGGTGTGGTGAGAATCGAAACCTTCCGGTTTGATACCGAATACCATTTCAGCATCTTCTTCGTTACCCAGGATTACGTCACAACCTTCTACCAAAGCAGGCATTACCTCAGCAGCAGTTTTACCGTATTTCCAAAGGTTTTTACGGAAGTTAAGGTCAGTAGAAACCGGCACGCCCAATTCGTTAGCTGTTTTGATAGCTTCCAGACAAGCGTCAGCAGCACCCTGAGAAAGAGCAGGAGTGATACCGGTCCAGTGGAACCAGTCAGCGCCTTTCAACACCTCTTTCCAGTCGATCATACCGGGTTTGATGTCAGCGATTGAAGAGTTGGCACGGTCATAAACCACTTTACTTGCACGTGCTACAGCACCTGTTTCAAGGAAGTAGATACCCAAACGATCGCCACCGTAAATTACGTTGTTTGTGTTAACGCCATATTTGTGAAGGCTTGACAAACATGCTTTAGCGATATCATTTTTAGGTAAACGGGTTACGAACTCAGCGTTCATTCCGTAGTTAGCCAAAGATACTGCTACGTTAGCTTCACCACCACCATAAGTTGCAGTGAACTCAGTAGACTGAATAAAACGCTGATAGCCCGGAGTGGCCAGACGGAGCATGATTTCTCCAAAAGTTACAACCTTTTTCATTTGAAATAATTTTGTTATTCGTGTAAATAGCGGAACCAGAACCGGAAGATCTTTATATTAACCGGCTACTGACCGACCGCTTATTTATAGGTTAAATAATTAATATCCTTATTATTGGGGTGCAAAGATATAAGTTTATCCTGAATTTGCGCAACCGATTGCACAAAAAATTTCAACGTCTCTCTGTATGTCATTCGGAACACCCTTACGAATGCGGAGAAAAACCTAACAGGTTTTAAAAACCTGTTAGGTTTAGCCTCTTAGAGCGAATCCAGCAAAAGAGGAAATTAGAACTGGAAGAAGTTTTTAGCGTTGTTGTAGCTGATATCTTCTACCATTTTGCCCATGAATTCGATTTCACTTGCAGGAAGAGCACCACGCTCCACATCTTTACCGATCAGGTTACACAAGATGCGACGGAAATACTCGTGACGAGGATAAGAAAGGAAGCTGCGTGAGTCGGTCAACATACCTACGAAGCGGCTCAGCAGACCCAACACAGACAAGCTGTTCATCTGGTTGATCATACCTACTTCCTGATCAAGGAACCACCAGCCTGATCCGAATTGGATTTTTCCGGCTACACTACCATCCTGGAAGTTACCGATCATAGTAGTGATCAGGTCGTTATCGCGTGGGTTCAGGTTGTAAAGGATCGTTTTTGCCAACTGATTGTTGGTATCCAGACGGTTCAGGAATTTAGACATTGATTTAGCAACGGTAAAGTCACCGATTGAGTCGAAACCTGTATCCGGTCCGAGATTTTTGAACAGACGTGAGTTGTTGTTACGGATAGCGCCGTAGTGGAACTGCTGAGTCCATCCTTTTTCACAATCCATCACTGCAAATTCAACCATCATTGCTGATTTAAATTTCAGGATTTCTTCGTGAGTCAGCTCTTTGCCGCCATATACTTTATTAAAGATAACATCGATTTCAGCCTGAGTATAATCTTCAGCATAGAACTCTTCGATACCGTGGTCGCTCAATTTACAACCCACTTCAGCGAAGAAGTCGTGACGTTTGCGCAACGCATCGATTACATCAGAATATTTAGAGATAGAAACGCCTGATACTTCAGACAATTTCTCGATATAAGCACGGAATTCAGCAGGAACCTCAACAGCCATCGCTTTATCAGGACGCCATGTTGGCAACACTTTCACTTCGAAACCTTCGTTTTTCAACGCGATGTGGTATTCCAATGAATCAATCGGATCATCAGTAGTACATACCGCTTCCACATTGTAATGCTTCATCAAACCGCGTGCAGAATATTCAGGAGTACGCAATTTAGCGGTACACACATCGAAAATTTCTTTTGCAGCCTCCGGTTTCAGGATTTTATCCACACCGAACCCTGTTTTCAATTCCAGGTGAGTCCAGTGATAAAGCGGGTTACGCATGGTGTAAGGCACTGTTTCAGCCCATTTCTCGAATTTCTCCCAATCAGAAGTATCTTTTCCGGTACAGAAACGCTCATCCACACCGTTGGTACGCATTGCACGCCATTTGTAGTGGTCACCTTCCAACCAGATCTGACCGAGGTTGTCAAACTTGCGGTCTTTAGCGATAAATTCGGGATTCAGGTGACAGTGATAGTCGATAATCGGCATCTTAGCCGCGTGCTCATGATACAGCTTTTGGGCTGTTTCGTTTTCGAGAAGAAAGTTCTCGTCCATGAATTTTTTCATTGCGCAATAAAATTAGATTATATGGTAAAATGAAAGTTAGTTTAAAACCCGTCAAGCTTACAAATCGTAAGCACTTATGCGATAAAACATACATAGCTAATATACAGTCATTTACACAAACACACAAGCCTGTGTAAAATTAGTGTGTCCGCGCACAAAAGTACAAAAATATTTTGACACACAAAATCTTTTAGTAATTTTGCACCGTATCTTTCAATTAGTAATTTTGTGGTCGCACACACGAGGTATTTGTAAGTATCAGATGAATAAATCTACCGATAAAATAAGAATTGTGGACATTGCCCGTCTGGCAGGCGTGTCAGCAGGAACAGTGGACAGGGTACTGCACAACCGGGGAAGCGTATCAGAAGAGAGCCGCATCAAGATTGAGAACGCGCTCAAGACGATGAACTACCGCCCCAACGTATATGCCTCAGTACTGGCGCTGAAGAAGAAGTTTCAGTTCGTGTGCATTTTACCTATATATAATGAAGGGGATTATTGGGAAAAAGTGGAAGAGGGTATCCAGAGAGCGGCAGACGAATTTGCCCCGCTGAATGTCTCGATGCGCTACATCTACTTTAACCAGTATGATGTCTACTCCTGCCGGTTGGCTTTTGAGAAAGTAATGCAATCAGAACCCGATGCGGTACTTTTCCCTCCTTTCTTTAAAGAGGAGTCAAAAATATTCGCCGAAGGTCTATCAGAAAAAAGTATTCCGTTTGTGTTGCTCGATTCTTTGATTACAAAACCGGAGCCTCTCGCCTACTTTGGACAGGATTCGTTTCAAAGCGGATTGATTGCGGCTAAATTACTGATGCTATCCATGCAACAGGATTCGACCATCGCCCTGTTTCATACTTACCGGATCGGAAATCTGGGTTCTAACCAGACATTGGAACGCAAAAAAGGCTTCCTGCATTACCTGAACAACCATTTTCCCGAGTGCAATACGACCACAGTGGAGCTCAATGCCGTCAACCCCGAACAGAACCGACTGGCGATAAAGAGCTTGCTGGAAAGCAACCCCAACATCAAAGGGGCCGTTATCTTTAACTCGCTGACCTATATGGTAGCTGGGTATCTGGAAGATTTCGGACGGACAGACATACAAGTGATCGGTTATGACCTGCTCGACCGAAATGTGGAGTTCCTCAAAAAAGGGGTGGTTAACTACCTGATCGCCCAACGCCCTGAAGTACAGGGTTACAACGGTGTGAAAGCGCTGTGCGATTTTCTGGTATTTAAGCAACTGGTCAAACAGATCAATTATATGCCGATTGATATCCTGACCGGAGAAAATATTAATTATTATACCTCTTACTAAAGAGTAAAAAGGGAGTCAGATGGAGTTATATGGAGTAAACGGAGCGGTAACTCCCACCCTCAATCCCTCACTCCTTCAATCCCTAAAAACCTTGACTATTTCACTAACTTAACTATACAAAAATGAAAGCTTTAAACAGACAAAACGTGAGCGCCAGCCAATATCCTGAGCGCATTATTCAGTTCGGTGAAGGTAACTTCCTCCGCGCATTCGTTGATTGGATCGTATGGAACATGAACAAAAAAGCTGACTTCAACAGCAGCATCGTAGTGGTTCAACCCATCGAAAACGGTATGGTAGATATGCTGAACGATCAGGATTGCCTTTACCACCTTAACCTGCAAGGTCTTGACAAAGGTAAACAAGTGGACAGCATCGAACTGATCGACGTGATCAGCCGTGGTCTAAACCCTTACACTCAGTTTGATGAATACATGAAACTGGCTGAAAATCCTGAAATGCGTTTTGTTGTTTCTAATACAACTGAAGCGGGTATCGCTTTCGATCCTGCTTGCAAACTGGAGGACGCTCCTGCTAAATCTTACCCTGGCAAACTGACTCAGTTGCTTTACCACCGTTTCAAAACCTTCAATGGCGCAGCTGACAAAGGTCTTCACATCATCCCATGTGAGTTGATCTTCCACAATGGTACTGAATTGAAAAAATGTATCGAGCAATACATCGAATTGTGGAACCTGGGTGCAGACTTCAAAGCATGGTTCGAAACTGCATGTGGTGTTTACTGTACTTTGGTTGACCGTATCGTTCCGGGTTACCCAAGAGATACCATCAACGAAATCCTTGAAAAAGTACAGGTTGAAGATAAATTAGTGGTTAAAGCTGAAATCTTCCACTTGTGGGTAATCGAAGCTCCTGAATCATTAGCAAAAGAATTCCCTGCTGATAAAGCCGGCTTGAACGTATTGTTTGTACCAAGCGAAAAACCTTACCACGATCGTAAAGTTACTTTGCTGAATGGCCCTCACACTGTATTGTCACCTGTAGGTTATCTGTCAGGTCTGGATACAGTAAGAGAAATCGTAGAAGACGAAGTAACCGGCAAATTCGTACAAAAAGCGATGTTCGAAGAGTTGCTTTCTACCCTTGACCTTCCTGAAAAAGAGTTGGCTGAGTACGGTGAGTCAGTGGTTGAGCGTTTCCGCAACCCATTCGTAAAACACTTCGTAACCAGCATCATGCTGAACTCATTCCCTAAATTCAAAACCCGCGACCTGCCAGGTTTGAAAATTTATCTGGAAAGAAAAGGCGAATTGCCGGCAGCGTTGACTTTGGGTCTTGCAGGTATCATTACTTACTACAAAGGTGGCAAACGTGGTGATGTGGAAATCGTTCCTAACGACGACAAAGCAATCATCGACCTGTTGGCTGAATTGTGGAAAACCAACGATGTTGCCGCAGTAGCTAAAGGTGTACTGGGCGCTGAGTTCATCTGGGACGAAGACCTTAACAAAGTTCCTGGTTTGACTGAGAAAATCACCGGTTACCTGGCTTCTATCCAGGAAAAAGGTATGCTGGAAACAGTAAAAGGAATTATCTAAGAAAGCCCCACCCCAGCCCTCCTCCAAAGGGAGGGAGAAAGACCGGGGTTAATGACATACCACAGAGAACCGCAGAGATTTTGCACGGAGAAACACGGAGTAAAATCCTCTGCGGCTCTTGTAGTATAAGGAGAAGACATCAAGCCAGTCTTGAAAATAGTAAATTGTAAATACTTAAATAGTAAATAAACAAGATGCAAACTCAATATTTAAGAATCAATCCTGAAGACAACGTTGCGGTAGCCATCGTAACCTTGTCAGCCGGCGAAACGGTGAATGTGGATGGTAACGAAGTTACCCTGCTGCATGAGATCCCTGCCGGACATAAGTTTGCGTTGCAGGATTTCGCTGCGAAAGATTTCGTGGTGAAATACGGATACGCTATCGGTCACGCTCGCGAAGCCATCGCTAAAGGCGCTTTGGTGAATGAGAAAAACATCAAAACCAACCTCGACGGGGTATTGGAATACACCTATTCTCCTAAACTGGAGTTCCCTGAAATCGCTAACCGCAACCTGACTTTCAAAGGTTACCGTCGTAAAAACGGTGATGTAGGTGTGCGTAACGAAATTTGGGTTGTTCCAAGTGTAGGCTGTGTTAACGGTACCGTAAACCAACTCGTGGAAGAGCTGAAAAAAGAGACTAACTGCGCTGGCGTTGACGCTATCGTGGGTTATCCTCACAACTACGGTTGTTCTCAGCTGGGCGACGACCACGAAAACACCCGTAAAATCCTTCGCGATATGGTGATGCACCCAAACTGTGGTGCCGTGCTGATCGTAGGTCTGGGTTGTGAAAACAACCAGGTATCTGCATTCAAAGAGTTCCTCGGCGATTACGATACTGAGCGTGTGAAATTCATGGAGACTCAGAAGGTGGGTGACGAATTCGAATCCGGCATGGAGCTGATGCGCGAACTTTACGCAGTGG is from Parabacteroides sp. FAFU027 and encodes:
- a CDS encoding MFS transporter encodes the protein MSTTNQVAEKVKGYRWTIVALLFFATTINYMDRQVIGYLKPLFSSPVSEGGLGWSNTDFALVTSWFTFFYALVTFLAGFIIDKIGTKLGLALSLIIWSVFGILNAFAGSMAYMHAIIRSLFGIGEAGNFPASIKTVAEWFPKKERALATGIFNSGSNVGAMIASLVVPAIAYATWFDGAIAGWKMAYIITGVVGFLWLFFWFALYSSPGKQKRLSKEEYDYIHSDDEVCDNPAEEDQASKVKWYKVLGYRQTWAFFMGKFLTDGIWWFLLFWLPDFMKQQFNMEGHAIMIPLFIVYGVAIVGSVSGGGFPMVFMNKGMEPYKARLLAMFIIAVLPVFLLATPYLGSTARFGDNAYIYALIVICIGAAAHQAFSANLFTTVSDMFPKKVVASVTGIGGLAGGIGGVLVQQLAGRLTDYHKGLGEAAATAQNLVGDAATAVVQSHVQNAYAIMFGLCGFAYLIAWTVIKLLVPKHKPITDL
- a CDS encoding bifunctional 4-hydroxy-2-oxoglutarate aldolase/2-dehydro-3-deoxy-phosphogluconate aldolase, producing the protein MARFTKIQTITAMSQTGMVPVFYHKDVEVAKQVVKACYEGGVRAFEFTNRGDFAHEIFGELVKWAAVECPEMVMGIGSIVDPATAALYLQLGANFVVGPLFNPEIAKVCNRRLVPYTPGCGSVSEVGFAQELGCDLCKVFPGDVVGPAFVKGLKAPMPWSLLMVTGGVKPEEANLKGWFDAGVTCVGMGSNLFPAEEIKAQNWAAITEKCRNAFAIINKVRK
- a CDS encoding sugar kinase, giving the protein MKKVVTFGEIMLRLATPGYQRFIQSTEFTATYGGGEANVAVSLANYGMNAEFVTRLPKNDIAKACLSSLHKYGVNTNNVIYGGDRLGIYFLETGAVARASKVVYDRANSSIADIKPGMIDWKEVLKGADWFHWTGITPALSQGAADACLEAIKTANELGVPVSTDLNFRKNLWKYGKTAAEVMPALVEGCDVILGNEEDAEMVFGIKPEGFDSHHTGGEVNAAEFESVCTQLMKRFPRAKKVIVTLRGSINANHNTWRGCLYSDGSLKVSKDYDITHIVDRVGGGDSFMGGLIYGLLTYTTDDQKALEFAVAASCLKHTIYGDFNLVTVEEVEKLMGGDASGRVSR
- the uxaC gene encoding glucuronate isomerase — protein: MKKFMDENFLLENETAQKLYHEHAAKMPIIDYHCHLNPEFIAKDRKFDNLGQIWLEGDHYKWRAMRTNGVDERFCTGKDTSDWEKFEKWAETVPYTMRNPLYHWTHLELKTGFGVDKILKPEAAKEIFDVCTAKLRTPEYSARGLMKHYNVEAVCTTDDPIDSLEYHIALKNEGFEVKVLPTWRPDKAMAVEVPAEFRAYIEKLSEVSGVSISKYSDVIDALRKRHDFFAEVGCKLSDHGIEEFYAEDYTQAEIDVIFNKVYGGKELTHEEILKFKSAMMVEFAVMDCEKGWTQQFHYGAIRNNNSRLFKNLGPDTGFDSIGDFTVAKSMSKFLNRLDTNNQLAKTILYNLNPRDNDLITTMIGNFQDGSVAGKIQFGSGWWFLDQEVGMINQMNSLSVLGLLSRFVGMLTDSRSFLSYPRHEYFRRILCNLIGKDVERGALPASEIEFMGKMVEDISYNNAKNFFQF
- a CDS encoding LacI family DNA-binding transcriptional regulator, translating into MNKSTDKIRIVDIARLAGVSAGTVDRVLHNRGSVSEESRIKIENALKTMNYRPNVYASVLALKKKFQFVCILPIYNEGDYWEKVEEGIQRAADEFAPLNVSMRYIYFNQYDVYSCRLAFEKVMQSEPDAVLFPPFFKEESKIFAEGLSEKSIPFVLLDSLITKPEPLAYFGQDSFQSGLIAAKLLMLSMQQDSTIALFHTYRIGNLGSNQTLERKKGFLHYLNNHFPECNTTTVELNAVNPEQNRLAIKSLLESNPNIKGAVIFNSLTYMVAGYLEDFGRTDIQVIGYDLLDRNVEFLKKGVVNYLIAQRPEVQGYNGVKALCDFLVFKQLVKQINYMPIDILTGENINYYTSY
- a CDS encoding tagaturonate reductase; this encodes MKALNRQNVSASQYPERIIQFGEGNFLRAFVDWIVWNMNKKADFNSSIVVVQPIENGMVDMLNDQDCLYHLNLQGLDKGKQVDSIELIDVISRGLNPYTQFDEYMKLAENPEMRFVVSNTTEAGIAFDPACKLEDAPAKSYPGKLTQLLYHRFKTFNGAADKGLHIIPCELIFHNGTELKKCIEQYIELWNLGADFKAWFETACGVYCTLVDRIVPGYPRDTINEILEKVQVEDKLVVKAEIFHLWVIEAPESLAKEFPADKAGLNVLFVPSEKPYHDRKVTLLNGPHTVLSPVGYLSGLDTVREIVEDEVTGKFVQKAMFEELLSTLDLPEKELAEYGESVVERFRNPFVKHFVTSIMLNSFPKFKTRDLPGLKIYLERKGELPAALTLGLAGIITYYKGGKRGDVEIVPNDDKAIIDLLAELWKTNDVAAVAKGVLGAEFIWDEDLNKVPGLTEKITGYLASIQEKGMLETVKGII